Genomic DNA from Bdellovibrio sp. ArHS:
GGCCTGCCAGTTCCACGAGCGGCGCAACGATATCGCGCAGGCTGTTCAGAGTATTCAGGCTGCCGTTCAAATAGACTTTTGATTTATCACCCGCGCTTAAAACACGACGAACGATCAAAATGTCTTCGTCCACCTCAATTCCCATGCTCTTCAGGTTTTCAATAATATCAGCACGCTTGCTGATATCAAACGAACCTTCGATGGTCGCCTGGGCGGCCCCGGTGCGGATAGTGTCACTAGAAGCTTTCCCGCCCATCAACAGACTGAGGCTTTTTAAAAGGACGGACTTACCGGCCCCTGTTTCACCACTCAGAATATTCAGGCCCTCTTTGAAGGTGATATGCAAGTTTTCGATAATGGCGAAATTAGAAACTTTCAGCTCTAGTAACATAATATCTCCTGCGGGCTAGCTTCTAGCTGCGATCTCCGAATTTAAGTTTTTCGCGAAGCAAGTGGAAGTAGTTGTGATTAGGTTCTCGCACCATCATGTGATCGTAGCAAGACTTGGTCACCACGACTTCATCATCAGGAGTGATCTCGGTCATTTTCTGACCGTCGACGATGAAGTGGGCTTTTTGAGTCTTGCCATCTAGCTTGAAGGACAACTCTTTATTGTCTGGAAAAATCAAAGGACGAGATGTCAGACTGTGGGGCGCGACCGGCGTCATCACGAAAACTGGCGATTCGGGGTCCAATAAAGGGCCGCCGGCAGCCAGGTTGTATGCGGTAGAGCCGGAAGGGCTGGCGACGATAAAGCCATCGGCCTTCACTTCGCTGACCAAGAATTTTTCGGAATAGATTGCGGTGTTGATCAATTGGCTCATCGAGCCTCTTTCAATCACGATGTCGTTCAGGGCGTGATACTCATCCCGTACTTTTCCGCGACGAAGGATTTTCGCAAAAAGCATTGAACGGGGACGAAGCACCATTTTCCCCGCCAAAGTTTTTTCGATGACATCAAAGACAGATTCAGCACTATGAGCTGTTAGAAAGCCCAGCGAGCCCATGTTAAAACCCAGAATCGGCGTGCTTCGCCCTTCCAGAAGGCGCACGGCACGAAGGTAAGTCCCGTCGCCGCCCAGAACGATGATCAGCTTTAACTGATCCAATTGCTTTTTGGTTTTCGCCGCTTTGGTTCCAGGAATAATTTTTTGATCCGGGCCCGTGAAAACCACGTAGCCTTTTTCCTTCAAATAATCCGAGACCTTTTTCGCCAAAGAGACGGCTTGCGCCGTCTGGATACGATACACTAAAGCGATGCTGCTATTTTCTTCTAGAACTAATTTGCTGTTTTTACTCATCGAAAATTTTGCACTCACTAAATCAAACCATCACGTCTTAGAAGCGCATTCGGATCTGGTTCGCGACCGCGGAAATTCTTGTAAAGATCCATCGGGTGCTCTGTTCCGCCTTTGCTTAAAACGTTGTCTTTAAACTTCTGCGCGACTTCCGCGTTGAACAAACCTTTTTCTTTGAAGAACTCAAAGGCATCGGCATCCAAAACTTCCGCCCACTTGTAAGAGTAGTATCCCGCGGAATATCCGCCTGCAAAGATGTGACTGAAGCTGCACGAGCTATTGGCGCCGTCGATCTTAGGGAACAGACGGGTTTCGGCCGTGGCTTTTTCTTCGAACGCATCCACGTCTTTGATGGTCGCGGGATCTGTCGAGTGCCATGCCATATCCATCATACCGAATTGCAACTGGCGGCAGGCGGTGTAACCGGCCTGGAATTTTTGTGAAGCTTTCAGCTTTTCGATCAAATCCGCAGGCATCGCCACATTGGTTTCGTAGTGACGAGCAAAAAGGTCCAGACCTTCTTTTTCACCCACCCAGTTTTCCATGATTTGTGAAGGAAGTTCGACAAAGTCCCAATAAACATTCGTGCCGCTTAAGGATTGATAAGTCACTTCTGACAGCATGCCATGCAAGGCGTGACCGAATTCATGGAACAGGGTGCGCACTTCATCGTACGTCAAAAGTGAAGGCTTCGTTGGCGTCGGTTTGGTAAAGTTACAAACAATGCTGACGTGAGGACGTTTCATCGCGCCATCGATCAGACCCTGCCCACGGAACTGAGTCATCCAGGCGCCGCCTTTTTTGGTCTCGCGAGGGAAGAAATCTGTATAGAAAAGTCCCATGTACTTACCGGACTTGTCTTCATAGATTTCGTAGGCTTTGACTTCAGGATGATAAACCGGGATGTCTTTGTTCTCTTTGAAAGTCAGGCCGTATAGTTTTTTGGCGTGGGCGAAAACACCATCCACAACTTTTTCAAGCTGGAAGTACGGACGCAGGTCTTCTTCATTGAAAGCGTATTTGTCTTCTTTCAATTTCTCAGAGTAATAGCCAAAGTCCCAAGGTTGAATATCAGAAATTCCATCCAATTTTTTTGCGTAAGCGGCGACCTCGGCCAAATCTTTTTTGCCGGCGTCTTTTGAAGCCTGCAAAAGTTTTCCAAGGAAATCCATCACCGTTTGGGGATTCTTGGCCATGCGTTCAGCCAAAACGAAATCCGCATGAGTTTTGAAACCCAGAAGTTTCGCGCGTTGATCACGCAGTTGCACGATTTTAAGAACCGTTTCTTGATTGTCGAATTCGCCTTTGTAGGAACGTGAGGCGTAAGCACGCCACATTTTTTCGCGAAGGGCGCGATTTTTCGCATACGTCATAAAGGGCAGATAAGAAGGGATGGACAAAGTGAAAAGCCATTTGCCTTTTTGCCCTTTGGCTTCGGCCATTGCCGCTGCACCTTCAAGAGTGCCTTCGGGAAGACCTTCAACATCTTCTTTTTTATCCAGGAACATTTCGAACGCATTGGTCGCTTTCAAGACGTTTTCCGAGAATTTAGGGCCCAGAACAGAAAGCTCCTGGTCGATGTTGCGCAAAGTTTCTTTGTCTTTTTCAGAAAGCAAAGCTCCGTTGCGTGTGAAAGACAAATATGTTTTTTCCAACAGGCGTGCTTGTTCTTTGTTTAAGTTCAAGCTTTCGCGTTTGTCATAAACGGCTTTGACCTTTTTAAAAATCTCTTCATCCAAAGAAACGTCCGAAGCAAAGGCGGTGACTTTGGGATAGATCTCTTTTGCTAAAGCCTGTAAAGCATCGTCGGCATGGGCCACTTCAAGATTGGAATAGATCCCGGTGATTCTTTCTGGCAATTCGGAAGCGGCTTCCAAAGCCACAATCGTATTTTCAAAATCAGGTGTTGCCGGATTGCTTTTCAATTTTGCGATATTTTCTTTCGCAATTTTGATCGCCTCGTCCAGGGCAGGCAAGAAGTGTTCGACTTTGATTAAATCAAAGGGGACGGCTTGGTCTTTGTTCGTAAAGGGCTGTAAAAGAGGATTGCTCATGAGGGGCCTCCAAGAGAGTTAAATGACTCTTCTTTTCTTTCATGAACAAGACTGAAAATAAAGGGAAAAATCCGTGTAAAAAGACGGCTAAAAATGGAAAGGGCCCTTGGTGGTTTTATCCGTCCAAGGGCCCATGATATTGCGGCGTATTATTCCGTAAAAACGGTCGAGGAGTGCCGCACTCGCTCTAGTAAGTACATACTCCAAGATTTGA
This window encodes:
- a CDS encoding NAD(+)/NADH kinase; translated protein: MSKNSKLVLEENSSIALVYRIQTAQAVSLAKKVSDYLKEKGYVVFTGPDQKIIPGTKAAKTKKQLDQLKLIIVLGGDGTYLRAVRLLEGRSTPILGFNMGSLGFLTAHSAESVFDVIEKTLAGKMVLRPRSMLFAKILRRGKVRDEYHALNDIVIERGSMSQLINTAIYSEKFLVSEVKADGFIVASPSGSTAYNLAAGGPLLDPESPVFVMTPVAPHSLTSRPLIFPDNKELSFKLDGKTQKAHFIVDGQKMTEITPDDEVVVTKSCYDHMMVREPNHNYFHLLREKLKFGDRS
- a CDS encoding M3 family metallopeptidase; its protein translation is MSNPLLQPFTNKDQAVPFDLIKVEHFLPALDEAIKIAKENIAKLKSNPATPDFENTIVALEAASELPERITGIYSNLEVAHADDALQALAKEIYPKVTAFASDVSLDEEIFKKVKAVYDKRESLNLNKEQARLLEKTYLSFTRNGALLSEKDKETLRNIDQELSVLGPKFSENVLKATNAFEMFLDKKEDVEGLPEGTLEGAAAMAEAKGQKGKWLFTLSIPSYLPFMTYAKNRALREKMWRAYASRSYKGEFDNQETVLKIVQLRDQRAKLLGFKTHADFVLAERMAKNPQTVMDFLGKLLQASKDAGKKDLAEVAAYAKKLDGISDIQPWDFGYYSEKLKEDKYAFNEEDLRPYFQLEKVVDGVFAHAKKLYGLTFKENKDIPVYHPEVKAYEIYEDKSGKYMGLFYTDFFPRETKKGGAWMTQFRGQGLIDGAMKRPHVSIVCNFTKPTPTKPSLLTYDEVRTLFHEFGHALHGMLSEVTYQSLSGTNVYWDFVELPSQIMENWVGEKEGLDLFARHYETNVAMPADLIEKLKASQKFQAGYTACRQLQFGMMDMAWHSTDPATIKDVDAFEEKATAETRLFPKIDGANSSCSFSHIFAGGYSAGYYSYKWAEVLDADAFEFFKEKGLFNAEVAQKFKDNVLSKGGTEHPMDLYKNFRGREPDPNALLRRDGLI